In Pseudochaenichthys georgianus chromosome 6, fPseGeo1.2, whole genome shotgun sequence, a single window of DNA contains:
- the LOC117448141 gene encoding dispanin subfamily A member 2b-like produces the protein MNAAENIPLQGRYPVGQYTEPPRDHIIWSLCCFLYSNPCCLGLAALIYSIKARDRKVVGDMEGAQHYGSTARCLNTCATVWVSIMILIFIITFTTVTVLAKQAAQTGTGIEVQNNYRG, from the exons ATGAATGCTGCAGAGAATATCCCATTGCAGGGGAGATACCCAGTGGGTCAGTACACTGAGCCCCCCAGGGATCACATCATCTGGTCCCTCTGCTGCTTTCTCTACTCAAACCCCTGCTGCCTCGGACTGGCGGCCCTCATCTACTCCATCAAG GCCAGAGACCGGAAGGTGGTTGGAGATATGGAAGGAGCCCAGCACTACGGCTCCACCGCCCGCTGCCTCAACACCTGCGCCACAGTCTGGGTTTCCATCATGATCCTTATTTTCATTATTACATTCACCACTGTAACTGTACTGGCAAAGCAGGCCGCCCAAACTGGCACTGGCATCGAAGTGCAGAACAATTATAGAGGTTaa